One genomic window of Trichlorobacter lovleyi includes the following:
- a CDS encoding FAD/NAD(P)-binding protein has product MCDHNKNIYLPYLATVEEVIDETPDVRTLRLVFQDEQVREGFNFRAGQFAEYSAFGAGESTFCIASSPTRKGYIECCFRAVGRVTESLRRLEVGDTMGVRGPYGNSFPIEQFFGKNLLFVTGGIALPPLRTLIWNCLDWRDKFGDITIVYGARTEADLVYKRELKEWEARSDVKLVKTVDPGGNGPEWDGKVGFVPTVLDELAPTAENTIALVCGPPIMIKFTLPVLEKLGFGDEEIYTTLENRMKCGLGKCGRCNVGNIYVCKDGPVFTAKQVKAMPLEY; this is encoded by the coding sequence ATGTGTGATCACAACAAGAATATCTACCTGCCGTACCTTGCCACCGTGGAAGAGGTCATTGACGAGACCCCGGATGTCCGTACGCTGCGTCTGGTGTTTCAGGATGAACAGGTGCGGGAGGGTTTCAACTTCCGGGCCGGGCAGTTTGCCGAGTATTCCGCCTTTGGTGCCGGTGAATCCACCTTCTGCATCGCCTCGTCGCCAACCCGCAAGGGGTATATCGAGTGCTGTTTCCGGGCCGTGGGGCGGGTAACCGAATCGCTGCGCAGGCTTGAGGTCGGTGACACCATGGGGGTGCGCGGCCCCTATGGCAACTCTTTTCCGATTGAGCAGTTCTTCGGCAAGAACCTGCTGTTTGTCACCGGCGGTATCGCCCTGCCGCCTTTGCGCACCCTGATCTGGAACTGTCTGGATTGGCGGGACAAGTTTGGTGATATCACCATTGTCTATGGCGCCCGGACTGAGGCCGACCTGGTCTACAAGCGTGAACTGAAAGAGTGGGAAGCGCGCAGTGATGTAAAGCTGGTCAAGACGGTTGATCCCGGTGGTAATGGTCCTGAGTGGGATGGCAAGGTGGGTTTTGTGCCGACCGTGCTGGATGAGCTGGCACCAACAGCGGAAAATACCATTGCCCTGGTCTGCGGCCCGCCGATCATGATCAAATTTACCCTGCCGGTGCTGGAAAAACTGGGCTTTGGCGATGAAGAGATCTACACCACCCTGGAAAACCGGATGAAGTGCGGACTGGGCAAGTGTGGTCGCTGCAATGTGGGTAATATCTACGTCTGTAAGGATGGCCCGGTGTTTACCGCCAAGCAGGTCAAGGCGATGCCGCTGGAATATTAA
- a CDS encoding 4Fe-4S dicluster domain-containing protein — protein MQKQITEANFRLLLDSLLFKGQRVVGPRRSGGTVLYEPLASASDLVTDELPRRSVKEAFFPVCEDLLEYRKEGQQVALSDVTAERFPETVLIGVRPCDAAAVPVLDAVFSWDYKDQFFLERRARTTIIGLACTSSDDACFCSAVGLSPADPKGADLMLTPLVGGGFLVESQSEKGEAFLETWRDRFAEPDGTQTQALATPATQPFDLKRIKAWLDDHFEDAAWDSIATRCVGCGACAFVCPACHCFDIVDEGSEKGGKRRKFWDACGFWKFTHHASGHNPRDLQPKRYRNRIMHKFKYYDDKFGQTLCTGCGRCIRVCPVGIDIAGVLEEIQEKG, from the coding sequence ATGCAGAAACAGATTACCGAAGCTAATTTCCGTCTGCTGCTGGACAGCCTGCTGTTCAAGGGGCAGCGGGTGGTAGGACCACGCAGATCTGGCGGTACGGTGCTGTATGAGCCGCTGGCCTCCGCCTCGGACCTGGTCACGGATGAACTGCCGCGCCGTTCGGTCAAGGAGGCCTTTTTCCCGGTCTGCGAGGATCTGCTGGAGTACCGCAAGGAGGGGCAGCAGGTAGCGCTTTCCGATGTGACGGCAGAGCGTTTCCCTGAGACGGTACTGATCGGGGTGCGGCCCTGTGATGCCGCGGCCGTACCGGTGCTGGATGCAGTCTTTTCCTGGGATTACAAGGATCAGTTTTTTCTGGAACGCCGCGCCAGAACCACCATCATCGGTCTGGCCTGTACCAGCTCGGATGATGCCTGTTTCTGCAGTGCCGTCGGCCTTTCTCCCGCTGATCCAAAGGGAGCAGACCTGATGTTAACCCCGTTGGTCGGGGGGGGCTTTCTGGTTGAGAGCCAGAGTGAGAAGGGTGAGGCGTTTCTTGAAACCTGGAGGGATCGTTTTGCAGAACCGGACGGTACGCAGACCCAGGCGCTGGCAACACCGGCAACCCAACCGTTTGACCTGAAGAGGATCAAGGCCTGGCTGGATGACCATTTTGAAGATGCAGCCTGGGACAGTATTGCCACCCGTTGTGTGGGCTGCGGCGCCTGCGCCTTTGTCTGCCCGGCCTGCCACTGCTTTGATATTGTTGATGAAGGCAGCGAGAAGGGTGGTAAGCGCCGTAAATTCTGGGATGCCTGCGGGTTCTGGAAATTCACCCACCATGCCTCAGGCCATAACCCCCGTGATCTGCAGCCCAAGCGTTACCGCAACCGGATCATGCACAAGTTCAAGTATTACGACGACAAATTCGGCCAGACCCTCTGCACCGGTTGCGGGCGCTGTATCCGGGTCTGTCCGGTGGGGATCGATATTGCCGGGGTGCTGGAAGAGATACAGGAAAAAGGATAG
- a CDS encoding response regulator codes for MLRCLIVEDDELSRELLALQMEPYAQCDLAENGREGLDRFTAALQAGEPYHLILLDIVMPEMDGFEAAKAIRRHEEQHGVTIDKGVNIVVLSSLSTPQDVIQAYVAAQSAAHLVKPVQPEKLVKTLRKLDLIPAENT; via the coding sequence ATGTTGCGTTGCCTGATTGTTGAGGATGATGAACTGAGCCGTGAACTGCTGGCCCTGCAGATGGAGCCCTATGCCCAGTGTGACCTGGCCGAAAACGGGCGTGAAGGACTTGATCGGTTCACTGCAGCGCTGCAGGCTGGCGAACCGTATCACCTGATCCTGCTGGATATTGTCATGCCAGAGATGGATGGCTTTGAAGCCGCCAAGGCGATTCGCCGCCATGAGGAACAACATGGCGTCACCATCGACAAGGGAGTGAACATTGTGGTGCTGTCATCTCTCAGCACCCCCCAGGATGTGATTCAGGCCTATGTGGCAGCCCAGTCCGCTGCCCACCTGGTTAAGCCGGTGCAACCGGAAAAACTGGTCAAGACCCTGCGCAAGCTGGACTTGATCCCTGCGGAGAATACCTAG
- a CDS encoding CoB--CoM heterodisulfide reductase iron-sulfur subunit A family protein yields MSRIGVFVCHCGENISRTVDVEQVAAQAAKMPGVAFATDYKYMCSDPGQGLLKKAINEHRLTHVVVAACSPRMHERTFRKAVEQAGLNPFLCEMANIREHCSWVHEDRDEATRKATEIVGMLVERVKKNRVLPTITVPVTKRALVIGGGIAGIQAALDIADAGHQVVLVEREPSIGGHMAQLSETFPTLDCSQCIMTPKMVDVANHPNITMHTFSEIEQVDGYIGNFQVTIRKKARSVDEQKCTGCGVCMTKCPQKKIPNSFDRNLGMRTAIYVPFPQAVPNVPVIDRDNCSMFKSGKCGVCQKVCGPGAVDFEQEDRLVVEPVGAIVVATGFELYTIDKKPDDSAIVGYGEFGYGTIPDVIDGLTFERLASASGPTGGKILRPSDGKEPKQVVFIQCVGSRAREKGISYCSKICCMYTAKHTMLYHHKVHDGQAYVFFMDARVPGKNYDEFWRRAIEEEEAVYIRGMVSRLYQKGDKIVVMGSDIAVGVQVEVEADLVVLATAVMPRKGADTLAQKLGISYDKYHFYSEAHAKLKPVECATAGIYLSGACQGPKDIPDTVSQASAAAAKVMTLFAKDKLEREPIVAWVRESGCVGCFACKKVCAYGAVEEKEIRDRQGNLIKTVAYVNPGVCAGCGTCQATCPSKSVELDGYTDEQIVAMIEAL; encoded by the coding sequence ATGTCTCGAATCGGTGTCTTTGTCTGCCATTGTGGCGAAAACATCTCCCGTACTGTTGATGTGGAACAGGTGGCGGCCCAGGCGGCCAAGATGCCCGGTGTGGCCTTTGCCACCGATTATAAGTACATGTGTTCTGATCCCGGACAGGGGCTGCTCAAAAAGGCGATCAACGAGCACCGCCTGACCCATGTGGTGGTGGCGGCCTGCTCACCCCGCATGCATGAGCGCACCTTTCGCAAGGCAGTGGAACAGGCGGGCCTGAATCCGTTTCTGTGTGAGATGGCCAATATCCGTGAGCACTGTTCCTGGGTACATGAAGACCGGGATGAGGCAACCCGGAAGGCAACCGAGATTGTCGGTATGCTGGTGGAGCGGGTCAAGAAGAACCGGGTGCTGCCCACCATTACCGTTCCCGTCACCAAACGGGCCCTGGTGATTGGTGGAGGCATTGCCGGCATACAGGCTGCCCTGGATATCGCCGATGCCGGTCACCAGGTGGTACTGGTGGAGCGGGAACCCTCCATCGGCGGCCATATGGCCCAGCTTTCCGAAACCTTCCCGACGCTGGACTGTTCCCAGTGCATCATGACCCCCAAGATGGTGGATGTGGCCAACCACCCCAACATCACCATGCATACCTTCAGCGAGATCGAGCAGGTGGACGGCTACATCGGCAACTTTCAGGTCACGATCCGCAAGAAGGCCCGCTCGGTGGATGAACAGAAATGCACCGGTTGCGGGGTCTGCATGACCAAGTGCCCCCAGAAGAAGATTCCCAACTCCTTTGATCGTAATCTGGGGATGCGGACCGCCATCTATGTGCCGTTTCCCCAGGCCGTGCCCAATGTGCCGGTGATTGACCGGGATAACTGCAGCATGTTCAAAAGCGGCAAGTGCGGGGTCTGCCAGAAGGTCTGCGGCCCCGGAGCGGTTGATTTTGAACAGGAAGACCGGCTGGTGGTCGAACCGGTTGGCGCCATCGTGGTGGCCACCGGCTTTGAGCTGTACACCATTGACAAGAAGCCGGATGACTCAGCCATTGTGGGCTATGGCGAGTTTGGCTACGGCACCATCCCGGATGTGATTGACGGCCTGACCTTTGAGCGGCTGGCCTCGGCCTCCGGCCCCACCGGCGGCAAGATCCTGCGTCCCTCCGACGGCAAGGAACCCAAGCAGGTGGTCTTTATCCAGTGCGTCGGCAGCAGGGCCCGGGAAAAAGGGATCTCCTACTGTTCCAAGATCTGCTGCATGTACACGGCCAAGCATACCATGCTCTACCACCACAAGGTACATGACGGTCAGGCCTATGTCTTTTTCATGGATGCCCGGGTGCCGGGCAAGAACTATGACGAATTCTGGCGCCGTGCCATTGAAGAGGAAGAGGCGGTCTATATCCGCGGCATGGTCTCCCGGCTGTATCAGAAGGGGGACAAGATCGTGGTGATGGGCAGTGATATCGCGGTCGGCGTGCAGGTGGAGGTGGAGGCTGATCTGGTGGTGCTGGCCACGGCGGTCATGCCCCGCAAAGGTGCCGACACCCTGGCCCAGAAGCTGGGCATCTCCTACGACAAATACCACTTCTACTCCGAGGCCCATGCCAAGCTGAAGCCGGTGGAGTGTGCCACTGCCGGTATCTATCTGTCCGGTGCCTGCCAGGGCCCCAAGGATATTCCGGATACGGTTTCACAAGCCTCAGCTGCGGCTGCCAAGGTGATGACCCTGTTTGCCAAGGATAAGCTGGAGCGGGAGCCGATTGTGGCATGGGTCAGGGAAAGCGGCTGCGTGGGCTGCTTTGCCTGCAAAAAGGTCTGTGCCTACGGTGCGGTGGAGGAGAAAGAGATCCGCGACCGTCAGGGCAACCTGATCAAGACCGTGGCCTATGTCAATCCCGGTGTCTGTGCCGGTTGCGGTACCTGCCAGGCCACCTGCCCATCAAAATCGGTGGAGCTGGACGGCTATACCGATGAACAGATTGTCGCGATGATTGAGGCACTATGA
- a CDS encoding tetrathionate reductase family octaheme c-type cytochrome yields the protein MFAHAVLLLGVSLATSAVAGNHAEYVGNGPFKNGPEVTKKCIECHEKQAKDFMRTSHWTWSREQIVAGKKVAVGKKDSQNNFCLNLPSNYPRCTSCHAGYGWKDGKFDFSKAENVDCLICHDTTGTYKKFPAGAGHPVYAGETKEFPKGKPWPAVDLVKVAQSVGAPSRATCGACHFYGGGGDRVKHGDLDSTLAKPTPDIDVHMGKLNFTCQSCHKGKDHAMKGEALSVSVGAGPRAMNCTDCHKAEPHKNAMYNKHARKVACQTCHIQTFAKAKPTKTWWDWSTAGKDVKDVPKDQYGEKLYDRMKGDFKWEQNVVPTYFWFNGTVDRLVPGQKIDPSKVVKISAARGDRKDPNAKIMPFKIMRGKQPYDSINNTLAFVNVFGPPTSESAYWVKYDWNKAIEAGMKAAGQPYSGKYGFVETSMVWSVNHMVSPKDKSLKCFDCHGEKGRLDWKALGYKGDPKNHANR from the coding sequence ATGTTTGCACATGCAGTACTGTTGCTGGGGGTGTCTCTGGCAACCTCTGCCGTCGCCGGAAACCATGCCGAGTACGTTGGTAATGGACCTTTCAAGAACGGCCCTGAAGTGACTAAAAAATGTATCGAGTGCCACGAAAAGCAGGCCAAGGACTTTATGAGGACGAGCCATTGGACCTGGTCAAGGGAGCAGATCGTTGCCGGCAAAAAGGTCGCTGTCGGTAAGAAGGATTCACAAAACAACTTCTGCCTTAACCTGCCGTCGAACTATCCGCGCTGTACCAGTTGCCATGCCGGTTATGGCTGGAAGGATGGTAAGTTTGACTTTAGTAAGGCAGAAAATGTTGACTGCCTGATCTGTCACGACACAACCGGAACCTACAAGAAATTCCCGGCCGGTGCAGGTCATCCGGTGTATGCCGGTGAAACGAAAGAGTTCCCTAAAGGCAAGCCCTGGCCGGCTGTGGATCTGGTCAAGGTGGCCCAGTCGGTTGGTGCCCCTTCCCGTGCCACCTGTGGCGCCTGCCACTTTTATGGCGGCGGTGGAGACCGGGTGAAGCATGGTGATCTGGATAGTACCTTGGCCAAGCCAACCCCTGACATAGATGTGCATATGGGCAAGCTGAACTTCACCTGTCAGTCCTGCCATAAGGGTAAGGATCATGCCATGAAGGGTGAGGCTCTGTCTGTTTCCGTTGGCGCCGGTCCGCGTGCCATGAACTGTACTGACTGTCACAAGGCCGAACCTCACAAGAACGCCATGTATAACAAACATGCCAGGAAGGTCGCGTGCCAGACCTGTCATATCCAGACCTTTGCCAAGGCCAAGCCGACCAAGACCTGGTGGGACTGGTCAACTGCCGGTAAGGATGTGAAAGATGTGCCGAAGGATCAGTATGGTGAGAAGCTGTATGACAGGATGAAAGGTGATTTCAAGTGGGAGCAGAATGTGGTGCCTACCTACTTCTGGTTTAATGGTACCGTCGACCGTCTGGTTCCCGGTCAGAAGATTGATCCCTCCAAGGTGGTCAAGATCTCCGCTGCCCGTGGTGATCGCAAGGACCCGAATGCCAAGATCATGCCCTTCAAGATTATGAGGGGCAAGCAGCCTTACGACAGCATCAACAATACGCTTGCCTTTGTGAATGTCTTTGGCCCGCCCACCAGCGAGTCTGCCTATTGGGTCAAGTACGACTGGAACAAGGCGATTGAGGCAGGTATGAAGGCCGCCGGCCAGCCTTACAGCGGCAAGTATGGTTTCGTCGAGACCTCAATGGTCTGGTCGGTAAACCATATGGTCTCACCAAAGGACAAGTCGCTGAAGTGTTTTGACTGTCATGGCGAGAAAGGGCGTCTGGACTGGAAGGCGCTTGGTTATAAAGGTGATCCCAAGAACCATGCCAACCGTTAA
- a CDS encoding ferritin-like domain-containing protein, giving the protein MGKEYSVQEALKLAIKAEKDSMDFYARAASVAKNERAKKVLEMLAAEEATHVKHFFDHYKGTEFGDLQSFMATPVDAKNPTYMKLEKAISEDMGEQKALELALIEEKECIGQYTQLAAGVVDPMVKAIFERVVKETEGHFALIEAEYAHIMGMVNDSDVDTYVRE; this is encoded by the coding sequence ATGGGAAAGGAATACTCAGTTCAAGAGGCCCTGAAACTTGCTATTAAGGCAGAAAAAGACAGCATGGATTTTTATGCCCGGGCAGCCTCGGTGGCCAAAAATGAACGGGCAAAGAAAGTTTTGGAAATGCTGGCAGCAGAAGAGGCAACCCATGTGAAGCACTTCTTTGATCACTACAAGGGGACTGAATTTGGCGATCTGCAAAGCTTTATGGCAACCCCGGTTGACGCAAAGAACCCCACCTACATGAAGCTTGAAAAAGCGATCAGCGAAGATATGGGTGAGCAGAAAGCCCTGGAGCTGGCCCTTATTGAAGAAAAGGAATGCATCGGTCAGTACACCCAGCTTGCTGCCGGAGTGGTTGATCCAATGGTCAAGGCAATCTTCGAGCGGGTGGTCAAGGAGACAGAAGGACATTTCGCCCTGATAGAGGCGGAGTATGCCCACATCATGGGAATGGTAAATGATAGCGATGTTGATACCTACGTAAGAGAATAG
- a CDS encoding 4Fe-4S dicluster domain-containing protein, protein MKKKKMLLSQETMDIDMVRKVEALSGTSVRRCFQCGKCSAGCPMATFMEHPPNRVVRLLQLGQWQRILAGRSIWYCASCETCSTRCPNKVHLASIMDALRKLSWDQDGPSKESYVQLANKLFLQNIRTYGRQYEMRLAAVFNVKSGQFLKDMMLGPKLLTKGKLKVFHQKNKNMAEVEKIFSRIEEMRRKGEAL, encoded by the coding sequence ATGAAGAAGAAAAAAATGCTCCTCTCGCAGGAGACCATGGATATAGATATGGTGCGTAAGGTGGAGGCGCTCTCGGGCACCTCGGTACGGCGCTGCTTTCAATGTGGTAAATGTTCTGCCGGGTGCCCCATGGCGACCTTTATGGAGCATCCGCCCAACCGGGTGGTGCGTCTGCTGCAACTCGGGCAGTGGCAGCGGATTCTGGCCGGGCGTTCGATCTGGTATTGCGCCTCCTGCGAGACCTGCTCCACCCGCTGTCCCAACAAGGTGCATCTGGCCTCGATCATGGATGCCCTGCGCAAGCTCTCCTGGGATCAGGATGGTCCCTCGAAGGAAAGCTATGTTCAGCTTGCCAATAAGCTCTTTCTGCAGAATATCCGTACCTATGGCCGTCAGTACGAGATGCGGCTGGCGGCGGTCTTTAACGTCAAATCAGGCCAGTTTCTGAAGGATATGATGCTGGGGCCAAAACTGCTGACCAAGGGCAAGCTGAAGGTGTTCCATCAGAAGAACAAAAATATGGCCGAAGTGGAAAAGATCTTCAGCAGGATTGAAGAGATGCGGCGTAAAGGAGAGGCCCTGTGA
- a CDS encoding hydrogenase iron-sulfur subunit yields the protein MHSEKQKHDFEPKIIAFVCTWCTYAGADLAGTSRMQYPANVRVLKFPCTGRIDPVFILKAFQQGADGVLVSGCHPGDCHYIAGNFHARRRFAAFRKLLEFIGVDLNRLQFSWVSAAEGGKWVEVVTDLTERVRAMGEMVEFKDLALEEQWSGSLNTPELQEAYDAI from the coding sequence GTGCATTCAGAAAAACAAAAACACGACTTTGAACCCAAGATCATAGCCTTTGTCTGTACCTGGTGTACCTATGCCGGGGCTGACCTGGCCGGCACCAGCAGGATGCAGTACCCGGCCAACGTGCGGGTATTGAAATTCCCCTGCACCGGCCGGATCGATCCGGTCTTCATCCTCAAGGCGTTCCAACAGGGGGCTGACGGCGTGCTGGTCTCCGGCTGTCATCCAGGCGACTGCCACTATATTGCCGGCAACTTCCATGCCCGGCGCAGGTTTGCTGCCTTTCGCAAACTGCTTGAGTTTATCGGCGTTGACCTGAACCGGCTGCAGTTTTCCTGGGTCTCGGCTGCCGAGGGGGGCAAGTGGGTTGAGGTCGTGACTGACCTGACCGAACGGGTACGGGCCATGGGGGAGATGGTGGAGTTCAAGGATCTGGCCCTGGAGGAGCAGTGGTCAGGTTCACTCAATACACCGGAACTGCAAGAGGCTTACGATGCAATCTGA
- a CDS encoding thioredoxin fold domain-containing protein has protein sequence MFRRILPIVFIPAILMMLSGITTASEIDLSKALVIGNGPKKVIEFTDPDCPFCRKASAYFHNRHDITRYIFFNPLAMHPNARPKAQYILSGHDKARLYHEVMSGMVDRMDAKNLPVTAPGVKLQEEQQAIAKKAGIDSTPTFMILGRIIEGFDQTKIEGLLGK, from the coding sequence ATGTTTCGACGGATTCTTCCAATCGTTTTTATTCCGGCAATCCTGATGATGTTGTCCGGTATCACCACAGCATCCGAGATTGATCTTTCAAAGGCCCTGGTAATCGGCAACGGCCCCAAGAAGGTCATTGAATTTACCGACCCTGATTGTCCCTTCTGCCGTAAAGCGTCGGCCTATTTCCACAACCGTCATGACATTACCCGCTATATCTTCTTCAACCCGCTGGCCATGCATCCCAACGCCCGTCCCAAGGCCCAGTACATCCTTTCCGGACATGACAAGGCCAGACTGTACCATGAAGTGATGTCCGGCATGGTAGACCGGATGGATGCCAAGAACCTGCCGGTTACCGCACCAGGTGTAAAGTTGCAGGAAGAACAGCAGGCGATTGCCAAAAAGGCCGGCATCGACTCAACACCGACCTTCATGATTCTGGGGAGAATTATCGAAGGGTTTGACCAGACAAAGATCGAGGGACTGCTGGGGAAGTAA
- a CDS encoding CoB--CoM heterodisulfide reductase iron-sulfur subunit B family protein, whose translation MSGLRYSYYPGCSLHASASEYDLSTREVFAALGIGLDEVPDWICCGATPAHNVDELLSLSLCAKNLELAEQVPGDMAVACAACFSRLKFAQHVLKENEQKLRQVEQAIDAKVPLEQSVKHLLEILVQDLGTERLSQAVKKPLSGLKVACYYGCLLTRPPEVPQLDDCEAPTIMERLLQAVGAETVDWTHRMECCGANFTLSRPGVVLQLTNAVLDSAKAAGADCIMVGCPLCHGNLDIRQKEIEGVYYRSYDMPIFYLTQLVGLALGVPADRLGMDALIVSPQRLLREKKLL comes from the coding sequence GTGAGCGGACTGCGTTATTCATACTACCCCGGTTGCTCATTGCATGCCTCGGCCTCTGAGTATGATCTATCTACCCGTGAGGTCTTTGCGGCATTGGGGATCGGGCTTGATGAGGTGCCGGACTGGATCTGCTGTGGCGCCACGCCGGCCCACAACGTTGATGAGTTGCTGTCACTCTCGCTCTGCGCCAAAAATCTTGAACTGGCAGAGCAGGTGCCGGGCGATATGGCCGTGGCCTGCGCTGCCTGTTTCTCCCGCCTTAAGTTTGCCCAGCATGTGCTGAAGGAAAATGAACAGAAATTGCGTCAGGTTGAGCAGGCCATTGATGCCAAGGTGCCGCTGGAACAATCTGTCAAGCACCTGCTGGAGATACTGGTGCAGGATCTTGGCACTGAGCGGCTGAGCCAGGCGGTCAAAAAACCGCTTTCCGGACTCAAGGTGGCCTGCTACTACGGCTGTCTGCTGACCCGCCCGCCTGAGGTGCCCCAGCTTGATGACTGCGAGGCCCCCACCATCATGGAGCGGCTGCTGCAGGCGGTCGGTGCCGAGACCGTTGACTGGACTCATAGGATGGAGTGCTGCGGTGCCAATTTTACCCTGTCCCGCCCCGGGGTTGTGCTGCAGCTGACCAATGCGGTGCTTGATTCTGCCAAGGCCGCCGGTGCTGACTGCATTATGGTTGGCTGCCCCCTCTGTCATGGTAATCTTGATATCAGGCAAAAGGAGATTGAAGGTGTCTACTATCGCAGCTATGATATGCCGATCTTCTACCTGACCCAGCTGGTGGGGCTTGCCCTGGGAGTCCCTGCCGATCGACTCGGCATGGACGCCCTGATTGTAAGCCCTCAGCGGCTGCTCAGAGAAAAAAAGCTGCTTTAA
- a CDS encoding 4Fe-4S dicluster domain-containing protein, which translates to MQSDTVDTSCHAAIAEAVRTEARRILSDGTVTAVIGYAASRRKGSTQPIVITSVDDADKLIFSAACVNNLAVYLTKAKKDVPRSGRIGVVVKSCDLKALVGLMGEAQLKREDLYLIGIPCTGVLGSVLQPAALLTTASIASKCCECTDRLPPGCDFVPSVQLPQQPRLEQRYTDEIARLEAMSPAERWEYWKEQFSKCIKCYACRQVCPFCFCEQCLCDRNRPQMVEQTPRPAGNTAWHLVRAMHLAGRCAGCAECERVCPMDIPLNLLNRKMARELKELFNSEAGFEVRDKGPLNSYQDDDDQSFIR; encoded by the coding sequence ATGCAATCTGATACCGTAGATACCTCCTGTCATGCTGCAATTGCTGAAGCCGTCCGCACTGAAGCAAGACGTATTCTGTCTGATGGCACGGTTACGGCGGTCATCGGTTATGCTGCCAGCCGTCGTAAAGGCTCCACCCAGCCGATTGTGATCACCTCCGTTGATGATGCTGACAAGTTGATCTTCTCTGCTGCCTGTGTGAATAACCTTGCGGTCTACCTGACCAAGGCCAAGAAGGATGTGCCCAGGTCCGGCCGGATCGGGGTCGTGGTCAAAAGCTGTGACCTCAAGGCACTGGTGGGGTTGATGGGAGAAGCACAGCTTAAACGGGAGGATCTCTACCTGATCGGTATTCCCTGCACCGGTGTGCTGGGATCGGTGCTGCAGCCGGCCGCGCTGCTGACCACAGCAAGCATTGCATCCAAGTGCTGTGAATGCACTGACCGGCTGCCACCGGGGTGCGACTTTGTGCCGTCGGTGCAGCTGCCCCAACAGCCCCGGCTTGAGCAACGCTACACTGATGAAATAGCCAGGCTTGAGGCGATGTCACCGGCAGAACGTTGGGAGTACTGGAAGGAACAGTTCAGCAAATGCATCAAGTGCTATGCCTGCCGTCAGGTCTGTCCATTTTGTTTTTGTGAACAGTGCCTGTGTGACCGCAACCGTCCCCAGATGGTGGAACAGACGCCACGTCCTGCCGGCAACACCGCCTGGCATCTGGTACGGGCCATGCACTTGGCCGGCCGCTGCGCCGGCTGTGCCGAGTGCGAACGGGTCTGCCCGATGGATATCCCGCTTAACCTGCTGAACCGCAAGATGGCAAGGGAGCTGAAGGAGCTGTTTAACAGCGAAGCCGGTTTTGAGGTGCGGGACAAGGGGCCTTTGAACAGTTATCAGGACGATGATGATCAATCCTTCATCCGCTGA